A stretch of DNA from Variovorax paradoxus:
TGGAATGGCCGCTACCTCTATCAAGGCAATGGCGGCACAGACGGCAGCGTCAGTGCTGCCGTGGGCAGCGTGGGAAGCGGCGGGCCGCTGACAAACGCACTGGATCGCGGCTTCGCGGTGATCTCGTCGGACGCAGGCCACAGCGCTGCGCAAAACCCGCTGTTTGGGCTGGACCCGCAGGCGCGCATTGACTACGGCTACGGCGCAGTGAAGAGCCTGACGCCGATGGCGAAGGCTTTGATCAAAGCCGCCTATGGCAAGGGACCGGACCGGTCCTATATTGGCGGCACCTCGAACGGCGGTCGGCATGCCATGGTCGCGGCGGCGCGTTTTGCGAACGACTACGACGGCGTGCTTGCGAATTCGCCAGGCTTCAATCTGCCCCGGGCGGCCGCCGCACAGTTGTACACGGCCCAGCAATTCCACAAGGTCGCCACCGACCCGCTGGACCTGGAGACGGGCTTCACGCAACAAGAGCGCAACCTCGTGGCGCAAAAAATCCTGGACAAATGCGATGCCCTCGACGGCTCGGCCGATGGCCTTGTACAGGACATCGAGGCTTGTCGTCCAGCATTCAACCTTTTCGCGGATGTGCCCACTTGCGCTGGCGCCCGGGACGGCTCATGTCTGACGGGCGCTCAGAAAAGCGCCATCGACGCGATGTACTTCGGTCCGGTCAACAGCCGTGGCGAGCGTCTGTACGCCACACAACCGTATGACCCTGGGCTGGTCGGCTCTGGGTGGGCGAGCTGGAAGTTCTCGAGTTCAGTAGGGGCGGCCCGCGACCCTGTGGCGGTGGGCATCATCTTTCAGACACCGCCGGATTCCACGATTCTGGCCGATACCCGCAGCTTCGCTTTCAACTACAACTTCGACCTCGACTTCCCCAAGCTGTTCGCTACCAATGCGACTTACACCGAGGACTCGATCTCGTTCATGACTCCGCCCAGCGCCAGCAAGCTGGGCACCTTGCGCGATCGCGGCGGCAAGATGATCGTGGTCCAGGGCGCATCGGACGGGGTGTTCTCGATCGACGATACCAAGCGTTGGTACGACGAACTCAACGCGGAGAACGAAGGCAAAGCTGCGGGGTTCGCGCGGTTCTATCGCGTGCCGGGCATGAATCACAGCAGCGGCGGCGTCTCGACCGACCAATACGATGCCCTGGCGGTGCTGGTGGACTGGGTCGAAAAAGGAATCGCACCTGACCGGATCATTGCCACCGCGCGTGGACCGGGCAATCCGGGCGGCGCGAACAGCGCAGTGCCTGCGAGTTGGACGCCTGACCGCACGCGCCCGCTCTGTCCGTATCCGCAGGTCGCGCGCTACAACGGCTCCGGCGATTCGGAACGCGCGGAGAGCTTCTCCTGCAAATGAGACGAGCGTGCGTGGCACGTGCAGGAAATGGTTGCATGCTCATCATGAACTACCGAAGAGCATCGCGGCGACAC
This window harbors:
- a CDS encoding tannase/feruloyl esterase family alpha/beta hydrolase; this encodes MAGAVVLAAMTMTLVACGGGGDTSSPGFAFLPPLATTPPSSPPTTAGPPVAPTGLPQLTAAIGAEFKGACGDLTAFTYDKVTLTSATVAAAGAQKVAGRDIAAHCVVTGKMNERVSAVDGQTYAIGFQMRLPLSWNGRYLYQGNGGTDGSVSAAVGSVGSGGPLTNALDRGFAVISSDAGHSAAQNPLFGLDPQARIDYGYGAVKSLTPMAKALIKAAYGKGPDRSYIGGTSNGGRHAMVAAARFANDYDGVLANSPGFNLPRAAAAQLYTAQQFHKVATDPLDLETGFTQQERNLVAQKILDKCDALDGSADGLVQDIEACRPAFNLFADVPTCAGARDGSCLTGAQKSAIDAMYFGPVNSRGERLYATQPYDPGLVGSGWASWKFSSSVGAARDPVAVGIIFQTPPDSTILADTRSFAFNYNFDLDFPKLFATNATYTEDSISFMTPPSASKLGTLRDRGGKMIVVQGASDGVFSIDDTKRWYDELNAENEGKAAGFARFYRVPGMNHSSGGVSTDQYDALAVLVDWVEKGIAPDRIIATARGPGNPGGANSAVPASWTPDRTRPLCPYPQVARYNGSGDSERAESFSCK